The Mycolicibacterium boenickei genome has a segment encoding these proteins:
- a CDS encoding Dyp-type peroxidase: protein MLEFDEIQHILLTRTPAITGRYEFLTFDTPEGGRAWLTELLDKVSSAADAMATLAESDRWVTLAFTWTGLRALGVDEESLASFPAAFREGMARRAPILGDTGEAAPEHWLGGLAGEDLHAIAILFSRTDEQCRRSIEEHDKLLDRTPGVRSLSYLDLNATPPFNYAHDHFGFRDRLSQPVMKGSGEAPTPGSGDPLEPGEFILGYPDEDGPVANLPQPEVLSRNGSYLAYRRLEEHVAQFRDYLRERSDSPEAEELLAAKFMGRWRSGAPLVLAPEHDDPELGADPMRNNDFNYKEMDPFGYACPLGSHARRLNPRDTAHYMNRRRMIRRGATYGPALPDGAPDDGVDRGIAAFIICADLVRQFEFAQNVWINDKTFHELGNEHDPICGTQDGTLDFTVPKRPIRKVHKGIPAFTTLRGGAYFFLPGMSGLRYLATGDGKANP from the coding sequence GTGCTCGAGTTCGACGAGATTCAGCACATCCTGCTGACTCGCACCCCGGCCATCACCGGACGCTACGAGTTCCTGACGTTCGACACTCCCGAGGGTGGCCGGGCCTGGCTGACCGAGCTGCTGGACAAGGTGTCGTCGGCAGCCGACGCGATGGCCACCTTGGCCGAGTCCGACCGGTGGGTCACGCTGGCGTTCACCTGGACCGGGCTGCGCGCGCTCGGCGTCGACGAGGAGTCGCTGGCGAGCTTCCCCGCCGCGTTCCGGGAAGGGATGGCGCGGCGTGCGCCGATCCTGGGTGACACCGGTGAGGCTGCCCCCGAACACTGGTTGGGCGGTCTGGCCGGTGAGGATCTGCATGCGATCGCGATCTTGTTCTCCCGCACCGACGAGCAGTGCCGCCGCTCCATCGAAGAGCACGACAAACTGCTGGACCGCACCCCCGGCGTGCGCAGTCTGTCCTACCTGGACCTGAACGCGACTCCGCCGTTCAACTACGCCCACGACCATTTCGGATTCCGGGACCGGTTGTCCCAACCGGTGATGAAGGGCTCCGGGGAGGCGCCGACACCGGGTTCCGGTGACCCGCTGGAGCCCGGCGAGTTCATCCTCGGCTACCCCGATGAGGACGGGCCGGTCGCCAATCTGCCGCAACCGGAAGTGCTTTCGCGCAACGGAAGTTACCTGGCCTACCGCAGGCTCGAGGAGCACGTAGCGCAGTTCCGGGACTACCTGCGCGAGCGGTCGGATTCACCGGAGGCCGAGGAGCTGCTCGCCGCGAAGTTCATGGGCCGCTGGCGCAGCGGCGCTCCCCTGGTGCTCGCGCCCGAGCACGACGATCCCGAGCTCGGCGCGGATCCCATGCGCAACAACGATTTCAACTACAAGGAGATGGACCCCTTCGGCTACGCCTGCCCGCTGGGGTCGCACGCCCGCCGGCTCAATCCACGTGATACCGCGCACTACATGAACCGGCGCCGGATGATCCGGCGCGGCGCCACCTACGGACCCGCCCTGCCCGACGGCGCACCCGACGACGGCGTGGATCGCGGCATCGCGGCGTTCATCATCTGCGCAGACCTGGTCCGCCAGTTCGAGTTCGCGCAGAACGTCTGGATCAACGACAAGACGTTCCACGAACTGGGCAACGAGCACGACCCCATCTGCGGCACCCAGGACGGAACGCTGGACTTCACGGTTCCCAAACGTCCGATACGCAAGGTACACAAGGGAATTCCGGCATTCACCACCCTCCGGGGCGGGGCCTACTTCTTCCTTCCGGGGATGTCGGGGCTTCGCTACCTGGCCACCGGCGACGGAAAGGCAAACCCATGA
- a CDS encoding AMP-binding protein, translated as MTLLHELITAAAAAAPERRAVVTDDGTTATFAEFDRQIRGVAGWVAARTAPGDRVAVVADNSAAYAQLYYAVPRSGRVLTLINQRLSPAEQAAQLATAAPALLLGDERYLSALAGIRAPVQQAVTFESEQWQAAPTTDLPCTDVANPDDPAWLLFTSGSTGVPKAVVHSHRSILTAVWGSVAGRSVPSGGVYLLPFPMCHIAGYNMLVQHAVAATVVLCAQFRPESFAQLVRTYGVTSCSLAPTMLHSLLGYLDHSGTDLPSLRAIAYGSAAMPLDLLRRAIDVLGVDFHQGYGMTETGGNITFLGPDDHRAGAADRPDLLASAGHPHRDVEIGIVGPSGDLLPCGQVGEIVVRGAQVTPGHRPDGAGSQDGWLHTGDMGRMDAAGRLFVVDRLKDIIVTGGENVSSREVEDVLSGHPGVDQVAVVAVPDDYWGETVCAVVVPVPGPPPTADELIEHVRTEIAGFKRPRVVLFTEALPLTGNGKIAKDRVRAFARAAVLGGAEDA; from the coding sequence ATGACCCTGTTACACGAACTGATCACGGCGGCGGCCGCAGCCGCGCCCGAACGCCGGGCCGTGGTGACCGACGACGGCACCACCGCGACCTTCGCCGAGTTCGATCGCCAGATCCGCGGTGTCGCCGGCTGGGTGGCGGCCAGGACCGCTCCGGGTGACCGGGTGGCCGTGGTCGCCGACAACAGTGCCGCCTACGCCCAGCTGTACTACGCCGTGCCCCGTAGCGGGCGCGTGCTCACACTGATCAACCAGCGCCTCAGCCCGGCCGAGCAGGCCGCACAGCTGGCCACCGCCGCGCCCGCCCTGCTGCTCGGCGACGAGCGCTATCTGTCGGCCCTGGCCGGCATCAGGGCTCCGGTGCAGCAGGCCGTCACGTTCGAATCCGAGCAGTGGCAGGCGGCGCCGACGACCGATCTTCCCTGCACAGACGTCGCGAACCCCGACGATCCGGCCTGGCTGCTGTTCACCAGCGGATCCACCGGCGTGCCCAAAGCCGTTGTGCACAGCCACCGTTCGATACTGACCGCGGTGTGGGGCTCGGTCGCGGGTCGCTCGGTGCCGTCCGGCGGTGTGTACCTGTTGCCGTTTCCGATGTGTCACATCGCCGGTTACAACATGCTGGTCCAGCACGCGGTCGCCGCCACTGTCGTGCTGTGCGCGCAGTTCCGGCCGGAGTCTTTCGCACAGCTCGTCCGCACCTACGGGGTGACCTCGTGTTCGTTGGCGCCGACGATGCTGCACTCCCTGCTGGGCTATCTGGACCACTCCGGAACCGACCTGCCGAGCCTGAGAGCGATCGCCTACGGATCGGCCGCGATGCCGCTGGATCTGCTGCGCCGCGCGATCGACGTACTCGGCGTCGACTTCCATCAGGGTTACGGGATGACCGAAACCGGTGGGAACATCACATTTCTCGGCCCCGACGACCATCGGGCCGGAGCCGCGGACCGACCCGATCTGCTCGCCAGTGCGGGCCATCCGCACCGGGACGTCGAGATCGGTATCGTCGGCCCGTCCGGGGATCTGTTGCCGTGCGGCCAGGTGGGCGAGATCGTGGTGCGCGGCGCGCAGGTGACACCCGGACATCGGCCCGACGGTGCCGGCAGCCAGGACGGCTGGCTGCATACCGGCGACATGGGCCGCATGGACGCTGCCGGCAGGCTGTTCGTGGTCGACCGGCTCAAGGACATCATCGTCACCGGCGGCGAGAACGTGTCCTCGCGCGAAGTCGAAGATGTACTGTCCGGGCATCCCGGGGTCGACCAGGTGGCCGTGGTGGCAGTCCCCGACGACTACTGGGGCGAGACGGTGTGCGCCGTGGTGGTCCCGGTGCCGGGACCGCCACCGACGGCCGACGAGCTCATCGAGCATGTCCGGACAGAGATCGCGGGTTTCAAGCGACCACGCGTGGTGCTGTTCACCGAGGCACTACCGCTGACCGGCAACGGGAAGATCGCCAAGGACCGCGTTCGCGCCTTCGCTCGCGCTGCGGTTCTCGGTGGCGCCGAGGACGCGTGA
- a CDS encoding nuclear transport factor 2 family protein yields the protein MTSDIAALEARLRRLEDERDIARLIASYGPQVDAADADGTAALWATDGRYEVEGWAMAGRADVHAMVSSTSHRALVASGCSHFLGPAVVTVDGDAAVAVCESLVLVRRETPDGSAEYVVWRATANHFELARTEGHWQITRRSSRLLNGDPAAHRLLTAGVAGEPAP from the coding sequence ATGACATCCGATATCGCGGCGCTTGAGGCACGGCTGCGCCGGCTCGAGGACGAACGCGACATCGCCCGGTTGATCGCGTCCTACGGCCCGCAGGTGGACGCCGCCGACGCCGACGGCACGGCCGCATTGTGGGCAACCGACGGTCGCTACGAGGTCGAGGGCTGGGCGATGGCCGGCCGTGCGGACGTCCACGCGATGGTCAGCTCGACGTCCCACCGCGCCCTGGTGGCCTCGGGCTGCAGCCACTTCCTCGGACCTGCCGTGGTGACGGTCGACGGCGACGCCGCGGTGGCGGTGTGCGAATCGTTGGTGCTGGTGCGCCGCGAGACCCCCGACGGGTCCGCCGAATACGTGGTGTGGCGGGCGACGGCAAACCACTTCGAGCTTGCCCGCACCGAAGGACACTGGCAGATCACTCGCCGGTCCAGCCGGCTGCTCAACGGCGACCCGGCGGCACACCGGCTGCTGACCGCAGGTGTGGCGGGCGAGCCGGCACCCTGA
- a CDS encoding spinster family MFS transporter, with the protein MSETGQAPVVTVPPGPADAHGPRRAWAAVALLTLVGTLNYVDRFLPAVLAEPIKHDLALSDTAIGVINGFGFLIVYAVLGIAVARIADRGTYGSVVAVCLTLWGTMTMLGGAVQSGFQLALTRVGVAVGEAGSTPAAHAYVARNFAPQRRAAPLAVLTFAIPLASGASLIGGGLLADNLGWRTAFVVMGAVSVLFAPLVLLLVGVRQSLPEVALRDPGTQTKWWALLRKRSFLSLVGGTAFIAAAGYSLTTFTPAFLMRTRSMSLSEVGWEYGLATGLAGVLGLLIVGRLADRLAVRDPRWLLWIVVLTTALLLPASVLAFTVSSRGACVWFLALSYIIGTSYMAPSIAAIQRLVVPEQRATASAIFLFFNATLGAVGPFVTGLISDTLTPDLGPHALGRALLILVPTLQLMAMGCYLMGTRWYRGDIVEDDSKSA; encoded by the coding sequence ATGAGTGAGACCGGCCAGGCGCCGGTGGTGACCGTGCCACCGGGACCGGCCGATGCGCACGGGCCACGACGGGCATGGGCCGCGGTCGCGCTGCTGACCCTGGTCGGCACGCTCAACTACGTCGACCGGTTCCTGCCCGCGGTGCTGGCCGAGCCCATCAAACACGACCTGGCCCTCTCGGACACCGCGATCGGGGTGATCAACGGGTTCGGCTTCCTGATCGTGTACGCGGTGCTCGGCATCGCGGTGGCCCGGATCGCCGATCGCGGCACGTACGGCTCGGTGGTCGCTGTCTGCCTGACGCTGTGGGGCACGATGACCATGCTCGGCGGCGCCGTGCAGTCCGGGTTTCAGCTCGCCCTCACCAGGGTGGGCGTGGCGGTCGGCGAGGCCGGTAGCACCCCGGCCGCGCATGCCTACGTGGCCCGCAACTTCGCCCCGCAGCGCCGGGCGGCACCGCTGGCGGTACTCACCTTCGCGATCCCGCTGGCCAGCGGTGCCAGCCTGATCGGCGGCGGCCTGCTGGCCGACAACCTCGGCTGGCGAACAGCTTTCGTGGTGATGGGCGCGGTCAGCGTCCTGTTCGCGCCGCTGGTGCTGCTGCTGGTCGGGGTACGCCAGTCGCTACCGGAGGTGGCGCTGCGGGACCCCGGCACGCAGACCAAGTGGTGGGCACTGCTGCGCAAACGCAGCTTCCTGTCGTTGGTCGGCGGCACCGCCTTCATCGCCGCCGCGGGTTACTCGCTGACCACGTTCACCCCGGCCTTCCTGATGCGGACCCGCTCCATGTCGCTCAGTGAGGTCGGGTGGGAGTACGGCCTGGCCACCGGATTGGCCGGGGTCCTGGGACTGCTGATCGTGGGACGGCTGGCAGACCGGCTGGCCGTCCGCGACCCGCGCTGGCTGCTGTGGATCGTGGTGCTGACCACGGCACTGCTGCTGCCGGCCTCGGTGTTGGCGTTCACGGTCTCCAGTCGCGGGGCATGCGTGTGGTTCCTGGCGCTCAGCTACATCATCGGCACGTCGTACATGGCCCCGTCGATCGCGGCCATCCAGCGGCTGGTGGTGCCGGAACAACGGGCGACGGCATCGGCGATCTTCTTGTTCTTCAACGCGACGCTGGGCGCGGTGGGCCCGTTCGTCACCGGCCTGATCAGTGACACGCTGACCCCGGACCTGGGCCCTCACGCGCTGGGCCGCGCCCTGCTGATCCTGGTACCGACGCTCCAGCTGATGGCCATGGGCTGCTACCTGATGGGCACCCGGTGGTACCGCGGCGACATCGTCGAGGACGATTCGAAGTCGGCCTAG
- a CDS encoding mycofactocin-coupled SDR family oxidoreductase yields MTGRVDGKVALITGAARGQGRSHAVRLADEGADIIAVDICTTFDRSPAAGATAEDLAETANLVKNLGRRIVTAEVDVRDFDALKAAVDSGVEQLGRLDIIAANAGIGTTGVKLDRMDEDLWQEMIDVNLSGVWKTVKAGVPHMLAGGRGGSIILTSSVAGSKAYPFTGHYVAAKHGVVGLMRSFAVELGQHSIRVNSVHPTHVNSPMLMNEKTYRMFRPDLENPGPDDLAPICQTFHMLPIPWVTPEDISNAVLFLASDEARYITGVTLPVDAGSCLK; encoded by the coding sequence ATGACAGGACGGGTCGACGGCAAGGTCGCACTGATCACCGGGGCGGCACGCGGGCAGGGGCGCAGCCACGCGGTGCGCCTGGCCGACGAAGGCGCGGACATCATCGCCGTCGACATCTGCACGACCTTCGATCGGTCGCCTGCCGCGGGCGCCACCGCCGAGGATCTCGCCGAAACCGCGAACCTGGTCAAGAACCTCGGTCGCCGTATCGTCACCGCCGAGGTCGACGTGCGCGACTTCGACGCGCTCAAGGCTGCCGTGGACAGCGGTGTCGAGCAGCTGGGTCGGCTCGACATCATCGCCGCCAACGCGGGCATCGGCACCACCGGCGTGAAGCTGGACCGGATGGATGAGGATCTCTGGCAGGAGATGATCGACGTCAACCTCAGCGGGGTGTGGAAGACTGTGAAAGCCGGTGTGCCCCATATGCTCGCGGGCGGGCGCGGCGGTTCGATCATCCTGACCAGCTCGGTGGCCGGGTCAAAGGCCTACCCGTTCACCGGTCACTATGTCGCGGCGAAACACGGCGTCGTGGGCCTGATGCGCAGCTTCGCCGTCGAGTTGGGCCAGCACTCGATCCGGGTGAACTCCGTTCATCCGACCCACGTCAACAGCCCGATGCTGATGAACGAGAAGACCTATCGCATGTTCCGGCCCGACCTCGAGAATCCCGGACCGGACGATCTCGCGCCGATCTGCCAGACCTTCCACATGCTGCCCATCCCATGGGTCACCCCCGAGGACATCAGCAATGCGGTCCTGTTCCTGGCCTCGGACGAGGCCCGTTACATCACCGGGGTCACCCTCCCTGTCGACGCCGGCAGCTGCCTGAAATGA
- a CDS encoding TetR/AcrR family transcriptional regulator: protein MLEEGYAAATSRRVAAQAGVKPALVHYYFPSMDDLFVAVLQAGAEANLSIQQDAFADDSPLHALWELNSAQGAALWMEFMALANHRKAIRSEIAGYADRFRELEEAAMASALRAHGVDTDMFPPVVMSMIVASLARILVLEQGLGISRGHAQAQDFVRRYLDRFELPPGGRE, encoded by the coding sequence ATGCTCGAGGAAGGCTATGCCGCGGCGACGTCACGACGGGTGGCCGCGCAGGCTGGGGTCAAACCCGCACTCGTGCACTACTACTTCCCCAGCATGGACGACCTGTTCGTAGCGGTGCTGCAGGCCGGCGCCGAGGCGAATCTCAGTATCCAGCAGGATGCCTTCGCCGACGACTCGCCGTTGCACGCGCTGTGGGAACTCAACAGCGCACAGGGTGCGGCGTTGTGGATGGAGTTCATGGCCCTGGCCAACCACCGCAAGGCGATCCGAAGCGAGATCGCCGGTTACGCCGACCGCTTCCGGGAGCTCGAGGAGGCCGCGATGGCCTCGGCGTTGCGGGCCCACGGCGTCGACACCGACATGTTCCCACCCGTGGTGATGTCGATGATCGTGGCGAGTCTGGCGCGAATCCTGGTGCTCGAACAGGGGCTGGGAATCAGCCGCGGCCATGCGCAGGCGCAGGATTTCGTGCGGCGCTATCTGGACCGGTTCGAGCTACCTCCAGGTGGCCGGGAATGA
- a CDS encoding SDR family oxidoreductase — MGTYAVTGSASGMGLQAAQRLRQLGHTVIGVDLASAEVAADLSTPQGRRAASDGVLAACDGALDGAVLAAGLGPGPGADRNRLIAEVNFLGVVELLEAWRPALANADRAKVVVISSNSTTTVPMVPRRTIRALLAHDTDKAVRSLRLLSRNGSALMYAASKIALSRWLRIHAVTAAWAGAGIRLNALAPGAILTPLLEAQLADPREGRAVRSFPVPVGGYGDAGHLADWICFMLSNSADFLCGSVVFVDGGTDAFFRPQAWPKAVPLRGLPRYLWRFARGVRHE, encoded by the coding sequence ATCGGCACTTACGCGGTTACCGGGTCCGCATCCGGCATGGGATTGCAGGCGGCTCAGCGGTTGCGACAGCTCGGGCACACCGTGATCGGCGTGGACCTCGCATCCGCTGAGGTCGCCGCCGACCTGTCGACCCCGCAGGGGCGCCGGGCGGCCTCCGACGGTGTGCTGGCGGCGTGCGACGGGGCGCTCGACGGGGCGGTGCTGGCCGCCGGACTGGGCCCGGGGCCCGGGGCCGACCGGAACCGGTTGATCGCCGAGGTCAATTTCCTCGGCGTGGTGGAGCTGCTGGAAGCCTGGCGCCCGGCCCTGGCCAACGCCGATCGCGCCAAAGTCGTTGTCATATCCAGCAACTCGACGACCACGGTGCCGATGGTCCCGCGGCGGACCATCCGGGCACTGTTGGCGCATGACACCGACAAGGCAGTGCGCTCACTGCGCCTGCTGAGCCGCAACGGGTCGGCGCTCATGTACGCCGCTTCCAAGATCGCGCTCAGCCGCTGGCTGCGGATCCATGCGGTCACCGCGGCATGGGCAGGCGCCGGGATCCGGCTCAACGCCCTGGCGCCCGGCGCGATCCTGACCCCGCTGTTGGAGGCCCAGCTCGCCGATCCACGCGAGGGTCGCGCGGTGCGCTCCTTCCCGGTGCCCGTCGGCGGATACGGCGACGCCGGCCACCTCGCCGACTGGATCTGCTTCATGCTGTCGAATTCGGCCGATTTCCTCTGTGGCAGCGTGGTTTTCGTCGACGGCGGGACCGACGCGTTCTTCCGGCCGCAGGCGTGGCCGAAGGCCGTCCCGCTACGCGGGCTGCCGCGATACCTGTGGCGGTTCGCCCGCGGCGTGCGACATGAGTGA
- a CDS encoding SRPBCC family protein, translating into MNIWIGQARRSVSGEVPAPPEQVRAFYVDLDNISQVHPLVQWVRRTSRVELADGYRQDYQVRDRIPLGPFTLPITYRARLIVPAAGAVTAQARQFPQVRLDSRVDFAATETGTRITEDLTIAAPRPLLAITVGQAVAAHTTMLAAIGKLFGA; encoded by the coding sequence GTGAACATCTGGATCGGACAGGCCCGGCGCAGCGTCAGCGGCGAGGTGCCCGCACCGCCCGAACAAGTGCGGGCGTTCTACGTCGATCTGGACAACATTTCCCAGGTGCATCCCCTGGTGCAGTGGGTGCGCCGCACGTCCCGGGTCGAACTGGCCGACGGATACCGGCAGGACTATCAGGTCCGCGACCGAATCCCGCTGGGGCCATTCACGCTTCCGATCACCTACCGGGCCCGGCTCATCGTCCCCGCCGCGGGTGCGGTGACCGCCCAGGCCCGGCAGTTCCCGCAGGTGCGCCTGGACAGCCGGGTCGACTTCGCCGCGACCGAGACCGGAACCCGGATCACCGAGGACTTGACCATCGCGGCGCCGAGGCCATTGCTGGCGATCACCGTGGGGCAGGCGGTCGCCGCCCACACCACGATGCTCGCGGCGATCGGAAAACTGTTCGGGGCCTGA
- a CDS encoding SDR family NAD(P)-dependent oxidoreductase has translation MTDLAKYGPWAVIAGGSEGVGAEFARMLAEDGFNLVLLARKAGPLEATAQRCRDLGVQVRTVAVDLVDEASTARIAEETADLEIGLLIYNAGANTCSERFLDAPLADFQKVVDLNITRMMELVQHFGRPMAARGRGGILLVGSLAGYAGSMRHTVYGGVKAYGRLFAESLWLELREYNVDVLELVLGVTRTPAMERAGLNFEAPGMRINDPAEVAAEGLEHLGAGPVHVAGGNAKRAEMNSAPDRAQVVLRSDAAIRNLINHRAPQ, from the coding sequence ATGACCGACCTTGCCAAATACGGCCCGTGGGCCGTGATCGCCGGAGGTTCCGAGGGGGTCGGCGCAGAGTTCGCCCGGATGCTCGCCGAGGACGGGTTCAACCTGGTCCTGCTGGCTCGTAAGGCCGGTCCGCTGGAGGCCACCGCGCAACGCTGCCGGGACCTGGGCGTGCAGGTGCGCACGGTGGCGGTGGATCTGGTGGACGAGGCGTCGACCGCTCGGATCGCGGAGGAGACCGCCGACCTGGAGATCGGCCTGCTGATCTACAACGCCGGCGCCAACACCTGCAGCGAACGCTTCCTGGATGCGCCGCTGGCCGATTTCCAGAAGGTCGTCGACCTCAACATCACCAGGATGATGGAGCTGGTCCAGCACTTCGGCCGGCCGATGGCTGCACGAGGCCGGGGCGGAATCCTGCTGGTGGGGTCACTGGCGGGCTACGCGGGATCGATGCGGCACACCGTCTACGGCGGCGTGAAGGCGTACGGCCGCCTGTTCGCCGAGAGCCTGTGGCTGGAGTTGCGCGAGTACAACGTCGACGTGCTGGAACTGGTGCTCGGCGTGACCCGTACCCCGGCGATGGAACGCGCAGGCCTGAACTTCGAGGCACCGGGAATGCGAATCAACGATCCGGCCGAGGTGGCCGCAGAAGGCCTGGAGCATCTCGGCGCGGGGCCGGTGCACGTGGCAGGCGGCAACGCGAAACGCGCCGAGATGAACAGTGCACCGGATCGCGCGCAGGTGGTGCTCAGGTCCGACGCCGCCATCCGCAACCTGATCAATCACCGGGCACCGCAATGA
- a CDS encoding cytochrome P450 → MSVYYDPYDVGIVADPYPVYARLRDEAPIYHNERYDFWALSRHADVERALSDWETFSNSRSDILELVKSDFDMPPGVMMFEDPPMHTLLRGLMSRVFTPRRMAEIEDQIRQFCVRCLDPLVGSGGFDIIAELASMMPMRVIGMLLGIPESEQIGVRDANDANLRTKPGAPMKVVQADRIADGRIYADYVEWRANNPSDDLMTALLNVEFTDERGVTRKLERKEVLHYTQVVAGAGNETTGRLIGWLAKVLAEHPDQRREVEQDRSLLTRAVDETLRFEPTGPHVARWVARDFDYDGTTVPAGSAMLLLFGAANRDPRRYRDPDTFDIHRATFSHLTFGKGLHYCLGANLARLEGRVALDELLNRFPEWEIDYDSAKLAPTSTVRGWEQLRIVV, encoded by the coding sequence ATGAGCGTCTATTACGACCCCTACGACGTCGGCATCGTCGCCGACCCGTATCCGGTGTACGCCCGCCTTCGCGATGAGGCGCCGATCTACCACAACGAGCGTTACGACTTCTGGGCGCTGTCCCGGCACGCCGACGTCGAGCGGGCGTTGTCGGACTGGGAAACCTTCTCCAACAGCCGAAGTGACATCCTCGAGCTGGTCAAGTCCGACTTCGACATGCCGCCGGGCGTGATGATGTTCGAAGACCCGCCGATGCACACGCTGCTGCGCGGACTGATGTCGCGGGTGTTCACACCGCGGCGGATGGCCGAGATCGAGGATCAGATCCGGCAGTTCTGTGTGCGCTGCCTGGACCCACTGGTCGGCTCGGGCGGATTCGACATCATCGCCGAACTGGCGTCGATGATGCCCATGCGGGTGATCGGAATGTTGCTCGGCATACCCGAATCCGAGCAGATCGGGGTGCGCGACGCCAACGACGCCAACCTGCGCACCAAGCCCGGTGCGCCGATGAAGGTGGTGCAGGCCGACCGCATCGCCGACGGCCGCATCTATGCCGACTACGTCGAGTGGCGGGCCAACAACCCCTCCGACGACCTGATGACGGCGCTGCTGAACGTCGAGTTCACCGACGAGCGCGGGGTAACCCGAAAGCTTGAGCGCAAGGAGGTGCTGCACTACACGCAGGTGGTCGCCGGCGCGGGCAACGAGACCACCGGACGGCTCATCGGCTGGCTGGCGAAGGTGTTGGCCGAACACCCCGACCAGCGTCGCGAGGTGGAGCAGGACCGCTCATTGTTGACCCGCGCGGTCGACGAGACACTGCGCTTCGAACCCACCGGCCCCCACGTGGCACGTTGGGTGGCAAGAGATTTCGACTACGACGGCACCACGGTGCCGGCCGGTAGCGCGATGCTGCTGCTGTTCGGGGCGGCCAACCGCGACCCGCGTCGGTACCGCGACCCCGACACCTTCGACATCCATCGCGCCACCTTCAGCCACCTGACTTTCGGCAAGGGTCTGCACTACTGCCTGGGCGCCAACCTGGCCCGGCTGGAGGGCCGCGTCGCGCTCGACGAGCTGCTCAACCGGTTCCCGGAATGGGAGATCGACTACGACAGTGCGAAACTCGCGCCCACCTCGACTGTGCGCGGTTGGGAGCAGCTGCGCATCGTAGTTTGA